From the genome of Longimicrobiales bacterium:
CATCGTGCATGAGGACGTGGCGCTCGCCGCCATCGAACGTGGCGTGCACATCCTGGTGGAAAAACCGATTGCCCCGACCCTCGACGCCGCGGACCGGATCGTGAACGCAGCGGATGCTGCTGAAGTGCTCGTGATGATCGGCCATGTCGAACGGTTCAACGCCGCGCTGCGTGCGTGTGAGCCGTACATGGAGGAGCCACTGTTCGTGGAGTCGCACCGGCTCGCGCCGTTCAATCCGCGCGGCACCGACGTCGCCGTGGTGCTGGACCTCATGATCCATGACGTGGACCTGGTCCTGAGCCTGATGAAGCGGCCGGTCAGCTCCGTCAGCGCCGTGGGCGTGCCCGTGCTGACGCCGAGCGTCGACATTGCGAACGCGCGGCTGGAGTTCGAGGGCGGCGGCGTCGCGAATCTGACCGCGAGCCGTGTATCACTCGAGCGCATGCGGAAGATCCGTTTCTTCCAGCGCTCCGGCTACATCAGCCTGGATCTGGCCGCGGGCAGGGGCGAGTACCTGCGCCTGAAGCCGGGGGTGGCCGCGCAGATGGCGCTCCTCGGGACCACGCCATCGACTGGCGCAGTCGCGCGGGCGCCGATCGGGATCGAGGACCTGGTCGAACGGCTCACGTTCGAGGGCGACGGTGCGGAGCCGCTGGCCCGTGAGCTGGAGCGATTCATTGCAGCGGTGCGGGGCGAAGCTGCCGTGCCGGTGAGCGGTCACGACGGGCGCCGCGCGCTTGCGGTGGCGCTCGACATCGTGGAACGGACACAGAGACATGTCGCTGCTGAACATTCGGCGTGAGCGCAGGGAAGGGCACCGCGGTCCGCATCGGCCGCCGCAGATGTGGAAGCTGCTGCTCGGTCTGGCCGTCGTGGCTGCACTGATCTGGTATCTGGCGCAGTTCACCTGAGCTTGTCCCCCCCGCGCATCTTCCTGTCCGCAGGCGAGCCGTCAGGCGATCTGCACGGCGCGCGGGTGGCTGAAGCACTCCGTCGCCGATGGCCGGACGCGGAGCTGTTCGGCCTGGGCGGTGATCGCATGCGTGCAGCCGGCGTCGAGCTGCTCGCGCACGTCGATCAGCTCGCGATCATGGGTTTCGTCGAGGTGCTGCGTCACCTGCCGTATTTCGTCGACCTGATGAGGACGGTGAAGCGAACGCTGAGCGCGCGGCGCCCCGATCTCGTGCTGCCGATCGATTACCCCGGCTTCAATCTCCGGCTCGCGCGACACGCCCGTTCACGGCACATACCCGTGCTCTACTACATCGCACCGCAGGTCTGGGCGTGGCACCGCAGCCGTATGAAACAGCTCGCCCGCAACACCGACCGTCTGGCGGTCATTCTGCCCTTCGAGACCGAGCTCTTCCGCGCTGCGGGTGCCAATGCGTCCTTCGTCGGGCATCCTTTGCTGGATCAACCTGCTCCAGCCGCCTCCCGCGAGGAGTTCCTGCGCGATCTCGGCGTCGATCCCGACCGGCCCGTGCTTGCGCTTTTCCCGGGATCGCGCGCGCAGGAGGTGGACCGGCAGCTGGATGTGTTCGGGGCCGCCGCCGCGGCGGTGCAGGCGCGCATGAGTGATGTGCAGCCCGTGCTGGCGGAAAGCGCTGCGGTGTCGCCAGCGACATATGCCGCGGCACCTTTCCCGCGGACGCGCGATGGCTGGGCACTGCTGCACCACGCGCGCGCGGCGCTCGTGAAGTCGGGCACGAGTACGCTGCAGGCGGCGCTGTCCGGCACACCGCTCGTCGTTACCTATCGTGTGCATCCCCTGACATTCTTCATGGCGCAGCGACTGGTGCGCGTGCCGCATGTGGGTCTGGTGAATCTGGTTGCCGGTGAGCGCATCGCGCCGGAGCTGCTGCAGGATGACGCAACGCCGGAGCGGCTGGCCGCCGCGCTGCTGCCGCTTCTCGAGGAGAACAGCAGCGAGCGACGCACGGCCCTGGCGGGCCTGGCCCGCGTGCGGGACCGCCTGGCACCGCCGGACACGGAGCGGAGCGCGGCGGAGCGCGTCGCCGACCTCGCGGCCGAGCTGATGCACGCATGAGAACGGGGCTGCGCTACACGCTTGTGCGGTACGCCGGCGGTGCGATGCTCGACACGCTGATGCGCACGGTGCGAATCCGCATCGAGAACGACCGTGCCTACCGGCCGCGGATGCAGGAGGGGAAGCCGGTCATCTTTGCGTTGTGGCACGGCCGGCTCCTGCCGCTCGGCTTTGTCCATCGCGGCCAGGACATTGTCTGCCTCGCGAGCCGCTCGGCGGACGGCGAGTACATCACGCGGGTGTTGCAGCACTGGGGGTTCGATGTGGTGCGCGGCTCGAGCAGCAGTGGCGGCGATACCGCGTTCCGGGACCTCGTCCGCCGCGTGCGCGCGGGTCAATCCGTCGCGGTCACGCCTGACGGACCACGCGGTCCGCGCGAGCGACTCAAGCCGGGCGTCCTGCAGCTCGCTCAGATGACAGGTGTCCCGCTCGTACCCCTGGCAGCCGCCGCGTCGCGCGCGTGGTGGTTCGTCAGCTGGGACCGTTTCCTGGTGCCGCAGCCGTTCGCGCGGCTGCACGTTGCGTATGGCGACCCGATCTTCGTCGACCGTGACACGAAGGACCTGACGGATCTGACCGCACGCACCGAAGCGACGCTCGACACTCTCATGGCGCGCGTTGAAGGCGCGGCGGCGCAATGAGCGGACGCATGGCCGGCCTGGCGCGGCGCTGGTGGGCGGGGGAGCTGGGCGTCGCGGGCACCGCACTGGACGTCACACTGGCTCCGGCCGAAGCCGCCTACCGCATGGGCATCAAGCTCCGGAACCGTGCCTACGACCGAAGGATGCTGGCGAGCACGGTCGCGCCGCTGCCGGTGATCAGCATCGGCAACATTGCGGTCGGGGGCACGGGCAAGACACCATTCACGAGCTGGCTGGCCCTCCGCCTCGCGCAGCGCGGCGAGAGGCCGGCGATCGTGCACGGTGGCTACGCGCAGGATGAGCCCGAACTGCACCGCACGTGGGCACCGGAGATCCCCGTATTCGTGGACCGCGACCGGGTGCGTGCGGCCGGGCGGGCGCATGCCGAGGGGGCCAGCGTGGTGCTGCTGGACGACGCGTTTCAGCACAGACGCATCAGGCGGGATCTCGATATCGTGCTCATCTCGGTGGAGCGGTGGTCGGATACGGTGCGACTGCTGCCGCGCGGCGCGTGGCGCGAGCCGCCTGCAGCACTGGAGCGCGCAGACGTGCTCGTGTGCGTACGGAAGACAGCGACTGTCGAGGAAGCGGTGAGCGTCGCGCGGGCGGTCGCGAGCGGCTCCGGTCGGCCGGTGCTGCGCGTCCACCTCCGCGCAGCGGGCTGGCAGCGGGACGGGGTGCCCGCCGCCGCGCCGACCGGGCCGTGTCTGCTGGTGGCCGGCCTGGCCGATCCCGGTCTGTTCGTCATGAACGCGCGGGACGCCGGGGCGCTGGTGACGACGGAGCTGCTCTTTCCCGATCATCATGAATACGACGATGCGGACGCCGCGCGGATCCGGGCAGCGGCAGCGGGGCGCACGATCATCACGAGTGCCAAGGACTGGGTGAAGCTGCGCGGCCGCGTCGACGCGGCGGAGACGCTGGTGCTGACTCAGGAGGTGGTGATCGAGGAAGGGGAGCCGCAGCTCGACGCCGCCCTCGGGCGGGTGCTGCGATGAGGAGCGCGAGCACGGACGTCCTCGTGATTGGCAGCGGCATCGCTGGCCTGACGTTCGCCCTCAAGGCCGCCGAACATGCCACGGTGCATGTCGTGACGAAGAAGGAGCGCGCGGTATCGAGCACGAACTACGCGCAGGGCGGCATTGCTGCCGTGATGGCGCCCGACGATTCCCTGGAGCTGCACGTGCGCGACACGCTCGTCGCCGGCGCCGGGCTGTGCCACCTGGCAGCGGTGGAATCGCTCGTCCGCGAAGGACCCGCGCGGGTCCGGGACCTGATCGACTGGGGCGTGCGCTTCTCCGCCAGGGGCGGTGACCTCTCACTCGGCCGTGAAGGCGGCCACTCCCGCCGCCGCATCCTGCACGCGGGCGATCTCACCGGCCGCGAGATCGAGGGCGCCCTGATTCAGGCCGTGGGCGAGCATCCGCGGATCCAGCTCATCGAGGACCTGCACGCCGTGGATCTGCT
Proteins encoded in this window:
- a CDS encoding Gfo/Idh/MocA family oxidoreductase — encoded protein: MLRMGVVGVGSLGFHHARILASMPGIAMKGVHDSNAARREEVASQLGVAAHASVDALLDEVDAVVIAVPTIVHEDVALAAIERGVHILVEKPIAPTLDAADRIVNAADAAEVLVMIGHVERFNAALRACEPYMEEPLFVESHRLAPFNPRGTDVAVVLDLMIHDVDLVLSLMKRPVSSVSAVGVPVLTPSVDIANARLEFEGGGVANLTASRVSLERMRKIRFFQRSGYISLDLAAGRGEYLRLKPGVAAQMALLGTTPSTGAVARAPIGIEDLVERLTFEGDGAEPLARELERFIAAVRGEAAVPVSGHDGRRALAVALDIVERTQRHVAAEHSA
- the lpxB gene encoding lipid-A-disaccharide synthase, with protein sequence MSPPRIFLSAGEPSGDLHGARVAEALRRRWPDAELFGLGGDRMRAAGVELLAHVDQLAIMGFVEVLRHLPYFVDLMRTVKRTLSARRPDLVLPIDYPGFNLRLARHARSRHIPVLYYIAPQVWAWHRSRMKQLARNTDRLAVILPFETELFRAAGANASFVGHPLLDQPAPAASREEFLRDLGVDPDRPVLALFPGSRAQEVDRQLDVFGAAAAAVQARMSDVQPVLAESAAVSPATYAAAPFPRTRDGWALLHHARAALVKSGTSTLQAALSGTPLVVTYRVHPLTFFMAQRLVRVPHVGLVNLVAGERIAPELLQDDATPERLAAALLPLLEENSSERRTALAGLARVRDRLAPPDTERSAAERVADLAAELMHA
- a CDS encoding lysophospholipid acyltransferase family protein: MRTGLRYTLVRYAGGAMLDTLMRTVRIRIENDRAYRPRMQEGKPVIFALWHGRLLPLGFVHRGQDIVCLASRSADGEYITRVLQHWGFDVVRGSSSSGGDTAFRDLVRRVRAGQSVAVTPDGPRGPRERLKPGVLQLAQMTGVPLVPLAAAASRAWWFVSWDRFLVPQPFARLHVAYGDPIFVDRDTKDLTDLTARTEATLDTLMARVEGAAAQ
- a CDS encoding tetraacyldisaccharide 4'-kinase — encoded protein: MSGRMAGLARRWWAGELGVAGTALDVTLAPAEAAYRMGIKLRNRAYDRRMLASTVAPLPVISIGNIAVGGTGKTPFTSWLALRLAQRGERPAIVHGGYAQDEPELHRTWAPEIPVFVDRDRVRAAGRAHAEGASVVLLDDAFQHRRIRRDLDIVLISVERWSDTVRLLPRGAWREPPAALERADVLVCVRKTATVEEAVSVARAVASGSGRPVLRVHLRAAGWQRDGVPAAAPTGPCLLVAGLADPGLFVMNARDAGALVTTELLFPDHHEYDDADAARIRAAAAGRTIITSAKDWVKLRGRVDAAETLVLTQEVVIEEGEPQLDAALGRVLR